A portion of the Sabethes cyaneus chromosome 3, idSabCyanKW18_F2, whole genome shotgun sequence genome contains these proteins:
- the LOC128740977 gene encoding membrane alanyl aminopeptidase-like: protein MIILRPVIAVFGLALAVHQLAAERPLSNKVDVDPPLIAPELFSEEAQFVPFQDVDETYRLPKTSVPTHYTIQLNTGVHTGDTKFQGSVEIHLTVKEETKDIVVHNRGLTIESAQLVVVQEAGNVQLTDPTWTLDSRVEQLSFANEPALQPGNYILTVTFSGRLGLNEDGFYRSSYTTDEGATVYLATTQFESTSARTAFPCYDEPGLKATFDVRLIHHNRYTARSNMKPASTGALADDYQVTIFERTPVMSTYLLAFVVSDFQSRGDERHEVYARPNALDETDFAVEAGGKILTALGTHIGIDYYEHMPEMKQFAIPDFAAGAMENWGLVTYREQYLLFDPAISTYRTKTNIATIIAHEFAHQWFGNLVSPEWWEYIWLNEGFATLYEYYSAHLAYPTEGYWELFNPFVIQAAMVPDGLDSTRPMTWNAATPSEIGRLFDRVAYPKSGSVLNMMRHVLGEDNWVAGLKLYLNERKFNGANVEHLHQGLQAAIEGKTVLPAGVTVKQIMDSWTTEKGYPVLSVRRSYETGDVIISQERFISDRKVPNSNVWMIPYNFVQKSSADFSNLNSYDWLSTKAARLKANIPANDWVIFNKQQVGFYRVNYDDNNWKLITEALHSDYASIHYLNRAQLIDDAHWLARSGRLDFETLLNLITYLENEDAFAPWNAASSVLSYLNTKFRGTPAQGDFLVMVRKLIAKMYAKLSVDSVAGSEKLLDKYLKQTISTWACSSGVEDCLDKTAAALTNEAVNGVRVHPDIASVVYCYGLHKGGNTEFQYLYRQIYFSQNWAYRTMLIDSLGCSQDETLLKELLQTVIAGNGAGVEINYKSSERTRIVQAIYSGGRPGVNALIDFLKNPDQARDFESRLGINTLNSVIANIASRTTTEEEVLQLEELITSLGAYVTDSVAQSARSTVKSNQAWHTDYEGLLIADYVKEFADGETTTTTSEPTTPVTDDDTTTTQDPATTTPEPDSAVSTAISITVLIGSVIVSLFR, encoded by the exons CTACCGATTGCCGAAGACCAGCGTTCCGACTCATTACACCATTCAATTAAATACCGGAGTTCACACCGGTGATACCAAGTTCCAAGGATCGGTGGAAATTCATTTAACCGTGAAAGAGGAAACTAAGGACATAGTCGTACACAATCGTGGTCTAACTATCGAATCTGCTCAATTGGTCGTTGTGCAAGAAGCGGGTAACGTGCAATTGACTGATCCAACGTGGACCCTAGATTCCCGGGTGGAACAGCTTAGTTTCGCCAATGAGCCAGCTTTGCAACCGGGAAATTATATCTTAACTGTTACCTTCTCCGGAAGATTGGGCCTGAACGAGGATGGATTCTACCGGTCCTCCTACACCACGGATGAAGGCGCAACGGTATACCTAGCTACCACACAGTTCGAATCTACCAGCGCACGCACGGCCTTCCCCTGCTACGATGAACCCGGCCTGAAGGCTACTTTCGACGTGAGACTCATTCACCACAACAGATACACGGCTCGATCGAACATGAAGCCGGCCAGTACCGGCGCACTGGCGGATGACTATCAGGTGACGATATTCGAAAGGACCCCGGTGATGTCCACCTATTTGCTGGCGTTCGTCGTGTCCGATTTCCAGTCCCGGGGAGACGAACGGCACGAGGTGTACGCTCGGCCCAACGCGCTGGACGAAACGGATTTCGCCGTCGAGGCGGGCGGTAAAATCTTGACCGCCCTCGGTACCCACATTGGCATCGATTACTACGAACACATGCCGGAGATGAAGCAGTTTGCCATTCCCGACTTTGCCGCGGGCGCCATGGAAAACTGGGGTTTGGTTACGTAtag AGAGCAATACTTATTGTTCGATCCGGCTATCAGTACTTATCGGACGAAAACCAATATTGCCACTATCATTGCGCACGAATTTGCCCATCAGTGGTTTGGAAATCTGGTAAGCCCCGAATGGTGGGAGTACATTTGGCTCAATGAAGGTTTTGCTACGCTCTATGAGTACTACAGCGCTCACCTGGCGTACCCAACTGAGGGTTACTGGGAGCTGTTCAATCCGTTCGTTATTCAAGCGGCTATGGTTCCGGATGGGTTGGACTCGACGCGACCTATGACATGGAATGCTGCCACGCCTTCGGAGATTGGACGGTTGTTCGATCGTGTTGCCTACCCGAAAT CTGGAAGCGTGTTGAACATGATGCGTCACGTGCTTGGCGAGGACAATTGGGTTGCCGGTCTGAAGCTGTACCTAAACGAACGAAAATTTAATGGTGCCAATGTTGAACACTTGCACCAGGGCTTGCAGGCTGCCATTGAAG GCAAAACAGTGCTTCCGGCAGGAGTCACCGTCAAACAGATCATGGACAGTTGGACAACGGAGAAGGGTTATCCGGTTTTGAGTGTACGCCGGTCGTACGAAACGGGCGATGTCATCATATCGCAGGAACGTTTCATTTCCGATCGCAAGGTTCCGAACAGCAACGTTTGGATGATTCCGTACAATTTCGTGCAAAAATCGTCGGCCGATTTCTCCAACCTGAACAGTTACGATTGGTTGAGCACGAAGGCAGCTCGGTTGAAGGCTAACATTCCAGCCAACGATTGGGTTATCTTCAACAAGCAGCAAGTCGGTTTCTATCGTGTCAACTATGACGATAACAATTGGAAGCTAATCACCGAAGCCTTGCACAGCGACTACGCCAGCATCCACTATCTGAACCGTGCTCAACTGATCGATGACGCTCACTGGCTGGCCCGGTCCGGACGTCTAGACTTCGAAACGTTGCTGAATTTGATAACCTACTTGGAAAACGAAGACGCGTTCGCCCCCTGGAACGCAGCCAGCAGTGTTCTCTCATATTTGAACACCAAATTCCGAGGAACACCCGCTCAGGGTGACTTTTTGGTTATGGTAAGAAAACTCATCGCCAAGATGTACGCCAAATTGTCCGTCGATTCGGTTGCTGGTTCGGAAAAACTCCTAGACAAATACTTGAAGCAGACCATTTCAACGTGGGCCTGCTCGTCCGGCGTTGAAGATTGCCTGGACAAAACAGCCGCTGCTCTGACGAACGAAGCAGTGAACGGAGTTCGAGTGCATCCGGACATCGCCAGCGTCGTCTACTGTTACGGTCTGCACAAGGGAGGAAATACGGAATTCCAGTACCTGTACAGACAGATTTACTTCTCGCAAAACTGGGCCTACCGTACGATGCTGATCGATTCGCTGGGATGTTCGCAAGACGAAACCCTATTGAAGGAACTTTTGCAAACCGTCATTGCCGGTAACGGCGCCGGTGTGGAGATTAACTACAAATCGAGTGAACGTACACGAATCGTACAGGCAATTTACTCGGGTGGACGCCCGGGAGTGAACGCTCTCATTGATTTCCTCAAAAATCCAGACCAGGCACGGGATTTCGAGAGTCGGCTCGGAATCAACACGCTCAACAGTGTTATCGCAAATATCGCTTCACGAACGACCACCGAAGAGGAAGTCCTACAG CTGGAAGAGCTGATAACTAGCTTGGGAGCGTACGTTACGGACAGTGTTGCCCAATCGGCTCGCAGTACCGTGAAATCCAACCAGGCTTGGCACACCGACTACGAGGGTCTTCTGATAGCGGATTACGTTAAGGAATTCGCTGACGGGGAAACGACTACCACCACGAGCGAACCCACTACTCCTGTGACCGATGATGATACGACGACCACCCAAGATCCGGCAACGACGACTCCGGAGCCGGACAGTGCCGTGTCCACGGCGATTTCAATCACGGTGCTGATTGGCAGTGTAATCGTTTCGCTGTTCAGATAG